GGCAGAAACGACATTGGTCCAGTTTTTTGGGCCGTTCTGAGAAGCAGGAACGACGTGATCAAGAGTGAGCTGTTTGGCGGGTAGTTTTGTTGCGCAATATTGGCAGGTGTAATTATCTCGGATGTAGACGTTTTCTCGACAAAACCGAACTGCGTTAGAGGTCCGGGGCCGTACATAACTTTTCAGCCGCAAGACACTGGGCAGTTGAAACCTTCGTTGAACAGATCGGGCAAACGCAGAGTGATATTCCAGTATCTCTACCTTACCCTGAAACCACAAAACCAAGGCCTTTTGCCAACTTACAACCCGCATGGGTTCATAACTCGAGTTGAGCAATAAAGACCTCAGTGAGGATACGTGCATCATGCTTTCCCCCCTCAGGTACTTATTTAATTGTAGCTAAGGTCGGTGTTTCATTTCAAGCCCCCTCGTTAAATATTCAGAAGAACTAGGCGTTTTAGATTGCATAAGAAATGTAATAGTGGGAAAACCGCCTCTATATTGAAAAGGAGCATCAAAATGAGAAGAGTATTGGCATTTAACTATGTTTTAAAAGGACCTGATGGAAATGTTTTGGATGCTTCTGAGCGCGGACAACCACTTCCATTTTTGGAAGGTGCTGGACAAATCATTCCTAAACTTGAAGAAGAAATCAAAGACCTTAAAGAAGGCGATAAAAAAATCGTGAAGCTTGCTGCAAAAGATGCTTACGGTGAAATGAAAGACAATATGTTCATGGACGTTCCAAAAGAAGAACTCGCACATCTTCCGCAATTGGAAGTGGGCGCGC
This region of Bdellovibrio sp. BCCA genomic DNA includes:
- a CDS encoding HNH endonuclease, giving the protein MMHVSSLRSLLLNSSYEPMRVVSWQKALVLWFQGKVEILEYHSAFARSVQRRFQLPSVLRLKSYVRPRTSNAVRFCRENVYIRDNYTCQYCATKLPAKQLTLDHVVPASQNGPKNWTNVVSACRDCNQKKANRTPRSANMPLLTEPRAPNWLPTLQLEISEDHVPPDWAPYLRLNTG
- a CDS encoding FKBP-type peptidyl-prolyl cis-trans isomerase, with protein sequence MRRVLAFNYVLKGPDGNVLDASERGQPLPFLEGAGQIIPKLEEEIKDLKEGDKKIVKLAAKDAYGEMKDNMFMDVPKEELAHLPQLEVGAHLRLELGSGAHIVRVSKITETHVTLDGNHPLAGQDLEFDIEMVLVREATTEEVLHGHPHGLHGNAGH